In one Corallococcus sp. EGB genomic region, the following are encoded:
- a CDS encoding hemerythrin domain-containing protein, with protein sequence MSEAPSRRSFLSTVALLGVGATASDALAAAPKPQSKSKPAEVNATEDLMREHGIIRRTLLVYEEIARRLGSPDEKAPVEVLVQATRLMRRFGENYHEKTEETEVFPRLVKAGQQQELVQVLLEQHAAGRKITESILATTSGRDALTKPEPRAAVAMQLTQFSDMYRPHAAREDTVLFPAFRDLFDAKQFKELGERFEEQEHKLLGSHGFENALKEVAQLERALGIFELARFTPSEQ encoded by the coding sequence ATGAGCGAAGCCCCCAGTCGCCGCAGCTTCTTGTCCACGGTCGCCTTGCTGGGCGTGGGAGCCACGGCCAGCGACGCCCTCGCCGCGGCGCCCAAGCCCCAGAGCAAGTCCAAGCCCGCGGAGGTGAACGCCACCGAGGACCTGATGCGCGAGCACGGCATCATCCGCCGCACGCTCCTGGTGTACGAGGAGATTGCTCGCCGCCTCGGCAGTCCTGACGAGAAGGCTCCCGTGGAGGTGCTCGTCCAGGCCACGCGCCTCATGCGCCGCTTTGGCGAGAACTACCACGAGAAGACGGAGGAGACGGAGGTGTTCCCCCGGCTGGTGAAGGCGGGCCAGCAGCAGGAGCTCGTTCAGGTGCTGCTCGAACAGCACGCCGCCGGGCGCAAGATCACCGAGTCCATCCTCGCCACGACCTCGGGTCGGGACGCCCTCACGAAACCCGAACCCAGGGCCGCGGTCGCGATGCAGCTCACCCAGTTCAGCGACATGTACCGGCCGCACGCCGCGCGCGAGGACACGGTCCTGTTCCCCGCCTTCCGCGACCTCTTCGATGCGAAGCAATTCAAGGAGCTCGGCGAGCGCTTCGAGGAGCAGGAACACAAGCTGCTGGGGAGCCATGGCTTCGAGAACGCGCTCAAGGAGGTGGCTCAATTGGAGCGTGCGCTCGGAATCTTCGAGCTCGCCCGGTTCACGCCTTCGGAGCAGTAG